In Helianthus annuus cultivar XRQ/B chromosome 8, HanXRQr2.0-SUNRISE, whole genome shotgun sequence, a single genomic region encodes these proteins:
- the LOC110872999 gene encoding nascent polypeptide-associated complex subunit alpha-like protein 2, whose amino-acid sequence MPGVVVEELENQQKLDLHDDTPIIEDVKDEDDHVDDDADSDDNEDEKEDGPEGANDESKQSRSEKKSRKAMLKLGMKAVIGVSRVTIKKTKNMMFSISKPDVFKSPNSETYVIFGEAKFEDLSSQLQAQAAQRFKMPDMSSVMEKPEAAAAGATAQADEEEEEVDETGVVPKDVELVMTQAGVSRAKAVKALKSGNGDIVSAIMELTT is encoded by the exons ATGCCCGGCGTCGTCGTAGAAGAACTCGAAAACCAGCAGAAGCTAGACCTG CACGACGACACCCCAATCATTGAGGACGTTAAAGACGAAGATGATCACGTAGATGATGACGCCGATTCTGACGACAATGAAGATGAGAAGGAAGACGGTCCTGAAG GTGCCAATGATGAGTCTAAACAGAGCAGAAGCGAGAAGAAGAGTCGAAAGGCAATGTTGAAGCTGGGGATGAAGGCCGTTATTGGCGTTAGTAGAGTCACTATTAAGAAAACAAAAAAT atgatgtTTTCCATCTCAAAACCTGACGTATTTAAAAGCCCGAATTCTGAAACCTATGTGATATTTGGGGAGGCAAAGTTCGAGGATCTTAGCTCGCAATTGCAGGCTCAAGCTGCTCAGCGATTTAAAATGCCTGATATGAGCTCAGTTATGGAAAAACCAGAGGCAGCAGCTGCAGGTGCTACTGCACAGGCAgatgaggaagaagaagaggTTGATGAGACTGGTGTTGTGCCGAAAGACGTTGAATTGGTTATGACACAGGCTGGTGTGTCGAGGGCGAAAGCTGTCAAGGCTCTAAAGTCTGGCAATGGGGACATTGTGAGTGCTATTATGGAGCTCACCACTTAG
- the LOC110873000 gene encoding nuclear pore complex protein DDB_G0274915 isoform X2, translated as MTRTTKSKTKSKTKTKSEIRNPRRTNNKSPFSLSGNEMMSFGLFSSSSSSSSSSSSLSPLAVPFTVERSNKFNLGTNFDSHFNFNAKSDGLGFWSSSPNLQSIATSQGLSADSIRTATVPVTYSSFPNPNPVTITAPSTHSRNSSPAVNLTAVGPNQHAFDASFTTFSSAFSASSGHNRSSVSAVNVSAIGLNHRVIDASFSSGFDAPNAHNWSPVSAVNVSAIGTNQRVIDASFSSGFDAPNAQNWSSMNSSVKSGLEHVDPPGGHVFGVKSNTQSQKWSLGNDGSDSGAPMMPLDYVLLPSRSFVQDYGSSQVGYSQSLSGSMYSGPADGSRGKEDSSSFGPVFGRPVQRENNVGPSIIGASLGTSSPATGHGLVSSGFSNEHTFTWNDYAPNYSFETRSVFYDSSTDHLSPLTTKSQDISSTSPFNKNNLSVSPKPLKENESYPAVGFEYKSSFSTQVPDINSTEEVNSAEHVSEHLDHHNPGEDSPCWKGAPTRFSSSGSQEEESSQHPMKKLQSNSASGEEVLLHMDQSLHATVENVANVITSESLDVNTVVKALNDLSELLLRLYSKDECRLKEQDHKALDHVIANLNVCMSSKTQQVDPAQKCSLPQQIPLNELREERNNDQYGKNNEEQQSAYVRDESLPKDYSTVQKIKRVLDENLEFKEDLPSDPLLYKNLWLEAEAELCVSSYKARLHRAKREMDKAKTLDAPEVAPDIKKIPSSNFTPTAPRMIHEAAGRKTLNTQAPNISLPVVDDIDDVDNSVMARFNILKRREESNPVNMAEKEPADVESSGNKSQSSGVAEEPRLKHLLDTDEAVAMHSHGYQKMQGPFVTEDVDHAVMARLNILKSRGEREPDDAQVSEEGVGTSIMQNHFGSLSAYNASSFGWEYVMK; from the exons ATGACAAGAACaacaaaatcaaaaacaaaatcaaaaacaaaaacaaaatcagAAATCAGAAACCCTAGGCGCACCAACAACAAGTCTCCGTTTTCTCTCTCTG GTAATGAAATGATGAGTTTCGGATTATTCTCATCGTCGTCATCGTCATCATCGTCGTCATCAAGTTTGTCGCCGTTGGCTGTTCCGTTCACGGTGGAACGATCTAATAAGTTCAATTTGGGTACAAACTTTGACTCTCATTTCAATTTTAATGCTAAATCTGATGGATTAGGGTTTTGGTCTAGTTCCCCCAATTTACAGTCTATAGCTACTTCACAAGGTTTATCGGCCGATTCGATAAGAACTGCCACCGTTCCGGTTACTTATTCTTCATTTCCAAACCCTAACCCGGTTACTATCACTGCACCAAGCACTCATAGTCGGAATTCTAGTCCTGCTGTTAATTTGACTGCTGTTGGTCCTAATCAACATGCATTTGATGCATCATTTACTACTTTTTCGAGCGCTTTTAGTGCATCCAGTGGTCATAATCGGTCTTCGGTTTCTGCTGTGAATGTGTCTGCTATTGGCCTGAATCACCGTGTAATTGACGCGTCTTTTTCGAGTGGTTTCGATGCACCTAATGCGCATAATTGGTCTCCGGTTTCTGCTGTGAATGTGTCTGCTATTGGTACGAATCAGCGTGTAATTGATGCGTCTTTTTCGAGTGGTTTTGATGCACCAAACGCACAAAATTGGTCTTCTATGAACTCTAGTGTTAAGTCGGGGTTAGAACATGTGGATCCGCCTGGTGGCCATGTGTTTGGTGTAAAAAGTAATACGCAGTCTCAGAAGTGGTCGTTAGGTAATGATGGTAGTGATAGTGGGGCTCCGATGATGCCGCTTGATTACGTTTTGTTGCCTAGTAGGAGTTTTGTTCAGGATTATGGATCTTCTCAAGTTGGTTATAGCCAAAGCTTGTCTGGATCGATGTATAGTGGGCCAGCGGATGGATCACGAG GAAAAGAAGATTCTTCTTCGTTTGGACCAGTGTTCGGCCGTCCTGTTCAAAGGGAAAACAACGTTGGACCTTCGATAATCGGGGCATCACTTGGTACATCATCTCCTGCAACAGGTCATGGGCTTGTTTCTAGTGGTTTTTCAAATGAACATACATTTACATGGAATGACTATGCACCAAATTATTCATTCGAGACAAGATCAGTCTTCTATGATTCTTCAACTGACCACCTATCGCCATTGACGACCAAAAGTCAGGATATCAGCAGTACGTCACCTTTTAACAAAAATAATCTTTCGGTCAGTCCTAAACCCTTGAAAGAAAACGAGTCATATCCGGCAGTTGGTTTCGAGTACAAATCAAGTTTTAGTACTCAAGTTCCTGATATAAATAGCACTGAAGAAGTAAACTCTGCTGAACATGTATCGGAGCATTTAGATCATCATAATCCCGGTGAAGATTCTCCATGCTGGAAAGGAGCTCCGACTCGCTTTTCATCAAGCGGTTCTCAAGAAGAGGAGTCATCTCAGCATCCTATGAAGAAACTACAAAGTAACAGTGCCAGTGGCGAGGAAGTTCTGTTACATATGGACCAAAGCTTGCATGCAACGGTTGAAAATGTTGCTAATGTTATAACATCTGAAAGTTTAGACGTGAATACGGTCGTTAAAGCGTTGAATGACCTCTCAGAATTGCTTTTACGCCTATACTCAAAGGATGAATGTAGACTGAAGGAACAAGATCACAAGGCTCTTGATCATGTCATTGCTAATCTAAATGTTTGTATGTCTAGTAAAACTCAACAAGTGGATCCTGCACAAAAATGTTCACTGCCTCAGCAAATTCCTTTAAACGAGCTTCGCGAG GAACGGAACAATGATCAGTATGGTAAGAATAATGAGGAACAACAGAGTGCTTACGTAAGGGATGAAAGTCTACCAAAAGATTATAGCACGGTCCAG AAAATAAAGAGGGTCCTTGATGAGAATTTAGAGTTCAAGGAGGATTTACCATCCGACCCTCTACTATACAAGAATTTGTGGCTTGAAGCTGAAGCAGAACTGTGCGTCTCTAGTTATAAAGCTCGCTTACATCGTGCAAAGAGAGAGATGGATAAAGCGAAAACATTAG ATGCACCTGAAGTTGCTCCCGACATAAAGAAAATCCCAAGTTCCAATTTCACTCCAACCGCTCCCAGAATGATACATGAAGCTGCTGGCAGAAAGACATTGAACACGCAAGCACCTAATATTTCTTTGCCTGTTGTTGATGATATTGATGATGTCGATAATTCAGTCATGGCCCGTTTCAATATCCTGAAACGACGTGAAGAATCAAATCCGGTTAATATGGCAGAAAAAGAACCTGcagatgttgaaagttctggtaATAAAAGTCAAAGTTCTGGGGTGGCTGAGGAACCCCGTTTGAAGCATCTCCTTGATACAG ATGAAGCAGTAGCGATGCATTCTCATGGTTACCAAAAGATGCAAGGACCTTTTGTCACAGAGGATGTTGACCATGCAGTGATGGCTAGATTGAATATTTTGAAATCACGAGGCGAGCGGGAACCTGATGACGCTCAAGTTTCAG AAGAGGGAGTGGGGACAAGCATAATGCAGAATCACTTTGGGTCATTGAGCGCCTACAATGCATCATCATTTGGTTGGGAATACGTGATGAAATGA
- the LOC110873000 gene encoding nuclear pore complex protein DDB_G0274915 isoform X1, translating into MTRTTKSKTKSKTKTKSEIRNPRRTNNKSPFSLSGNEMMSFGLFSSSSSSSSSSSSLSPLAVPFTVERSNKFNLGTNFDSHFNFNAKSDGLGFWSSSPNLQSIATSQGLSADSIRTATVPVTYSSFPNPNPVTITAPSTHSRNSSPAVNLTAVGPNQHAFDASFTTFSSAFSASSGHNRSSVSAVNVSAIGLNHRVIDASFSSGFDAPNAHNWSPVSAVNVSAIGTNQRVIDASFSSGFDAPNAQNWSSMNSSVKSGLEHVDPPGGHVFGVKSNTQSQKWSLGNDGSDSGAPMMPLDYVLLPSRSFVQDYGSSQVGYSQSLSGSMYSGPADGSRGKEDSSSFGPVFGRPVQRENNVGPSIIGASLGTSSPATGHGLVSSGFSNEHTFTWNDYAPNYSFETRSVFYDSSTDHLSPLTTKSQDISSTSPFNKNNLSVSPKPLKENESYPAVGFEYKSSFSTQVPDINSTEEVNSAEHVSEHLDHHNPGEDSPCWKGAPTRFSSSGSQEEESSQHPMKKLQSNSASGEEVLLHMDQSLHATVENVANVITSESLDVNTVVKALNDLSELLLRLYSKDECRLKEQDHKALDHVIANLNVCMSSKTQQVDPAQKCSLPQQIPLNELREERNNDQYGKNNEEQQSAYVRDESLPKDYSTVQKIKRVLDENLEFKEDLPSDPLLYKNLWLEAEAELCVSSYKARLHRAKREMDKAKTLVPDAPEVAPDIKKIPSSNFTPTAPRMIHEAAGRKTLNTQAPNISLPVVDDIDDVDNSVMARFNILKRREESNPVNMAEKEPADVESSGNKSQSSGVAEEPRLKHLLDTDEAVAMHSHGYQKMQGPFVTEDVDHAVMARLNILKSRGEREPDDAQVSEEGVGTSIMQNHFGSLSAYNASSFGWEYVMK; encoded by the exons ATGACAAGAACaacaaaatcaaaaacaaaatcaaaaacaaaaacaaaatcagAAATCAGAAACCCTAGGCGCACCAACAACAAGTCTCCGTTTTCTCTCTCTG GTAATGAAATGATGAGTTTCGGATTATTCTCATCGTCGTCATCGTCATCATCGTCGTCATCAAGTTTGTCGCCGTTGGCTGTTCCGTTCACGGTGGAACGATCTAATAAGTTCAATTTGGGTACAAACTTTGACTCTCATTTCAATTTTAATGCTAAATCTGATGGATTAGGGTTTTGGTCTAGTTCCCCCAATTTACAGTCTATAGCTACTTCACAAGGTTTATCGGCCGATTCGATAAGAACTGCCACCGTTCCGGTTACTTATTCTTCATTTCCAAACCCTAACCCGGTTACTATCACTGCACCAAGCACTCATAGTCGGAATTCTAGTCCTGCTGTTAATTTGACTGCTGTTGGTCCTAATCAACATGCATTTGATGCATCATTTACTACTTTTTCGAGCGCTTTTAGTGCATCCAGTGGTCATAATCGGTCTTCGGTTTCTGCTGTGAATGTGTCTGCTATTGGCCTGAATCACCGTGTAATTGACGCGTCTTTTTCGAGTGGTTTCGATGCACCTAATGCGCATAATTGGTCTCCGGTTTCTGCTGTGAATGTGTCTGCTATTGGTACGAATCAGCGTGTAATTGATGCGTCTTTTTCGAGTGGTTTTGATGCACCAAACGCACAAAATTGGTCTTCTATGAACTCTAGTGTTAAGTCGGGGTTAGAACATGTGGATCCGCCTGGTGGCCATGTGTTTGGTGTAAAAAGTAATACGCAGTCTCAGAAGTGGTCGTTAGGTAATGATGGTAGTGATAGTGGGGCTCCGATGATGCCGCTTGATTACGTTTTGTTGCCTAGTAGGAGTTTTGTTCAGGATTATGGATCTTCTCAAGTTGGTTATAGCCAAAGCTTGTCTGGATCGATGTATAGTGGGCCAGCGGATGGATCACGAG GAAAAGAAGATTCTTCTTCGTTTGGACCAGTGTTCGGCCGTCCTGTTCAAAGGGAAAACAACGTTGGACCTTCGATAATCGGGGCATCACTTGGTACATCATCTCCTGCAACAGGTCATGGGCTTGTTTCTAGTGGTTTTTCAAATGAACATACATTTACATGGAATGACTATGCACCAAATTATTCATTCGAGACAAGATCAGTCTTCTATGATTCTTCAACTGACCACCTATCGCCATTGACGACCAAAAGTCAGGATATCAGCAGTACGTCACCTTTTAACAAAAATAATCTTTCGGTCAGTCCTAAACCCTTGAAAGAAAACGAGTCATATCCGGCAGTTGGTTTCGAGTACAAATCAAGTTTTAGTACTCAAGTTCCTGATATAAATAGCACTGAAGAAGTAAACTCTGCTGAACATGTATCGGAGCATTTAGATCATCATAATCCCGGTGAAGATTCTCCATGCTGGAAAGGAGCTCCGACTCGCTTTTCATCAAGCGGTTCTCAAGAAGAGGAGTCATCTCAGCATCCTATGAAGAAACTACAAAGTAACAGTGCCAGTGGCGAGGAAGTTCTGTTACATATGGACCAAAGCTTGCATGCAACGGTTGAAAATGTTGCTAATGTTATAACATCTGAAAGTTTAGACGTGAATACGGTCGTTAAAGCGTTGAATGACCTCTCAGAATTGCTTTTACGCCTATACTCAAAGGATGAATGTAGACTGAAGGAACAAGATCACAAGGCTCTTGATCATGTCATTGCTAATCTAAATGTTTGTATGTCTAGTAAAACTCAACAAGTGGATCCTGCACAAAAATGTTCACTGCCTCAGCAAATTCCTTTAAACGAGCTTCGCGAG GAACGGAACAATGATCAGTATGGTAAGAATAATGAGGAACAACAGAGTGCTTACGTAAGGGATGAAAGTCTACCAAAAGATTATAGCACGGTCCAG AAAATAAAGAGGGTCCTTGATGAGAATTTAGAGTTCAAGGAGGATTTACCATCCGACCCTCTACTATACAAGAATTTGTGGCTTGAAGCTGAAGCAGAACTGTGCGTCTCTAGTTATAAAGCTCGCTTACATCGTGCAAAGAGAGAGATGGATAAAGCGAAAACATTAG TCCCAGATGCACCTGAAGTTGCTCCCGACATAAAGAAAATCCCAAGTTCCAATTTCACTCCAACCGCTCCCAGAATGATACATGAAGCTGCTGGCAGAAAGACATTGAACACGCAAGCACCTAATATTTCTTTGCCTGTTGTTGATGATATTGATGATGTCGATAATTCAGTCATGGCCCGTTTCAATATCCTGAAACGACGTGAAGAATCAAATCCGGTTAATATGGCAGAAAAAGAACCTGcagatgttgaaagttctggtaATAAAAGTCAAAGTTCTGGGGTGGCTGAGGAACCCCGTTTGAAGCATCTCCTTGATACAG ATGAAGCAGTAGCGATGCATTCTCATGGTTACCAAAAGATGCAAGGACCTTTTGTCACAGAGGATGTTGACCATGCAGTGATGGCTAGATTGAATATTTTGAAATCACGAGGCGAGCGGGAACCTGATGACGCTCAAGTTTCAG AAGAGGGAGTGGGGACAAGCATAATGCAGAATCACTTTGGGTCATTGAGCGCCTACAATGCATCATCATTTGGTTGGGAATACGTGATGAAATGA